The DNA segment GCACATGTTCTTGAAGCTCAGCTGCAGGGCCTCGAAGCGGCAGATGGTGGTCTGCGAGAACACGTTACCGTACAGCGTGCCCAGCgccagccccacatcggcctgCGTGAAGCCCAGCTTGATGCGCCGCTGCTTGAACTGCTTGGCGAACTGCTCCAGGTCGTCCGAACTGGGCGCGTCCTCGTCCGAGTGCTCGCCCACCGACGAGCCACCGCCGCCCGCGCCTGGGTGCAGGTGCGCCGCCGCCGCGTGCAGGCCGCCCGCGTGTGCATGTCCGTGTGCGTGTCCGTGGGCGCCCAGGTGCGGCGGAGGCGACGGCTCCAGCTGCGCCTCGTGGCCGTCCTCGTGCAGCGCGTGGTGCAGGCCgggccccgcgccgccgccgcccgccgccagCATCCCGGccaggccgccgccgccgccccccgggTAGGCCGCCTGCGCGTACAGCCCGAGCGGCTGGGGCTGGTGGCCCCCGCCAGCTCCTGGGGACGGCGACATGGCCGGGCCCAAGTGGTGCGCCGTGCCGCCCTGTGCCCATGCCGCGCCCGCGTGGGCCGCCCCCTGATGCACCAGGCGCGCGTGGAAacctcctccgccgccgccgccgtcgtcGGCTCGGCCGGTACTGCCGCCGCCCGCCTTGCCGTGTTCCAGGTGCGGGCCCCCGGCCCagtcgccgccgccgcctcctcccgtGGGTAGCCACTGGGGGTGCGCTAGGCCCACAGGGTGGCCCGCGCCCGCGCCCAGCCACTCGTGGTGCATCAGCTTCTGCACTTCGCGGTACGCGGCCCCCGCGTGCAGCCGCtcggcggccgccgccgccgcagctgCCGCCGCGGCGTCCGGGTGCATAAGCGGTCCTGTGCCCCCGGCTCCGCCGCCGGGGCCCCGCGGCAGGTACTGCGCGGTGGTGGCCATGCCGCCCCGCGCCCagcgccgcgccgccgccgccgctccgcTCCGTCTGCGGGCCCCGCCGCCGCGCTCCGCCGGCTTAAAGCCCCGACCCGCTCGGCGCTCCggagccccaccccacccgccgCCCATTGGCTGCCCGCGGAGCCGCCTCCCGCCCCCCGGCCacggcccccgccccccgcgtcCGCCTGCCGCCCGGCCCGGCCGCCCAGAGCTCGCCATTGGGCCTCGCTCCCGGGGTCCCGCGCGCCGGCCGTGCTGATTGGCCGCTGGGGCTTCATTCACGGCCCTCCTACCGTCCGCTTACATACTCACGCCCCGGGGGCGCGGCCGCCACGTGGGGAGTGGCGCGGGGGTGGCACTGGGACCGCACCCCCTCTCGTCCTGGCTGCGTGGGCCCCGCTTACCCCCGGTGCAGGAGACTCGGAGCCCGGCAGGTCCCACACTCCACGCGAACTGAATTCCCGCCCGTCTCCTGCCCGGGCGGCCAAGAGGCGGCGGCGGGGATTGCGGGCTCCGGGAGGCGCTCAGGCTCCGAGAAGCAGCTCAGCCCCGCGCTCCTCCCTCCGCAGTGCCGCTGCCGGCGGGCCGGGATTCCCGCGGGTCTCGGCGGCTGCGAGCCGGAGGCGGCGCGGGTCCCGGCTCGGTTCCGGCGCGGCTGCTCACCTCGGCCGCCTTGCCTCCCCCGGCTTCAGCCGGCATAGAGCTCTCCTCTGCGCGCCTCCCCGGCCCGTCTcgttttccctcttctccttctagaCCCAGCGTCGCAACTCCGCCGACCTACGCGGCCCCGAGAGCGCGTCGGGTGCGGGTGGAGTCGGACCGGCCCTGGCTTCCCGCCTCGTGCGGGTTCCCCTTCTTCCGGACTCCGCGGACCAGGTGAGTACCGCGCGGGCGGCTCGGGGCCCGCATGGCCGGCGGCAGCGATGCTTCGGGAAGGCGGGAGCTCCCGTATCCAGGCCGCGTTCCGGGCTTCCGGAGTGAGAGGACCTTGAGGTAGAGACGGAAGCTCCGGCGAAAACGCCGCCGACGGGGGTGGTGGACGTACTGCGCCCACGGGTATCTGTCCCATGCCGCTGCCGCCTCCTCGCTTCGTCTCTGCGTGACCGGCTCATTGGTCGGGGTCATGACGGGGTCACTCGCGGACGCGAAACTTGCTCCAGGTGAGGAGTGGCATGGACTTGGGGAAGGGCGGCTGGCACTTCAGAAATGCCGCGTGCAGGCTGGGAGCTGTCCAGCCTCGCATGGAGCCCGGGCTGGAATTTAACGGACTTGCCCGGGCTGCCGAAAAGGGAATTGAGATCGAAGAAGTCTTGTTAGAAGGGTGAGGTGTACAGTGTGGGGATCTCCTCATCTCCCCAGCTCTTTGAGGGCTCCTTGAAAGATCCTGAGTGGACGTGGACCTCAGTGCAGCTACTCTGTGCCTCTAAGACCAACACTGGGCTGGAGGCCAAGTGGAGTGAGCTGCAGTCTCCATCTCTTTTCTGCACTGAGGTTTGGGTCCCAGGGAGTCTCCCAGCTGACGGCTCACCGccgctccctccccccccccgccttgcccCCCGTGGATCCACAGATTCCAGGGCCCTGGGGTCCCAGATCACAGAACTGAGCTAGGGGCCCAGCTAGACCCTACTGGGGAATTTAGAACTGCAGAATAGAGCCTCAGTGAGTAAATAAGGGTGATGGGGGCTCAGATAGCAGCTGCATTGGGAATGGTCCTTGGGGTAGCTGGGGCAGAGGCCACAGTGATAAGGGTCGTCCTGGGCACAGACTATGCTCATCCAGGCCTTGAATGCCCTAGACCAGCCTCTGGTTAGCCCTCAGGGGATGGAGTGGGACAAGGCAGGGCCCTTGTCTGGCCATTGGCTACTGTCCTGAGCAGTCATCTTGGGTACCACCCTTGCTTCAAGAGCTGTGATGGAGCTCTGTATGAATCCAGCTGGGGATGCTTGGCTTTCCTAGACTCTGGCCCAAGAAGTGGTCACCTTGAGCCACCTTTCCTTCATAAGATCATAAAACACTTGCCTTCCTGGCCCCTCCTCCAAGCCTAGGAGTTAGGGCCAAGGTGGGAGTTCTGTAGTGAAGGCTACTCTTATGCCAGCCCTAACCAAGGCCAGCATGACATTGAAGCCTGGGCTTCCTACCTGGACCTGCCACCATCTTCCTGGGCGCGAATACCTCTGGTCCAATCCCTGTAGTTCTTGGTTTTCTTCCCTGTAAATTGGGAGTAACGGTACCATAGGCAGCCCACCTGTCTCACTGAGGGAAGTCAGATGGTAGTCTGAGACAGTGGGGGTGAAAAACTCTCAGGAAGGGCTTTTACTCTGGTTGTTTCTATTGTGAGTGCCCAACGAGCAGGCATGTTACTCTCCTTCCCTAATcaaatctcagtttccttatccatcAAGTGGCATTGTGGAGGTTTGGACCAGCTAACCTCTCAGTGCCTTGCAGCTGTGATGATCAGATTCTGTGAATCTCTCTGTTCCTGTTGGAGGAAGGGAAGTGTCTGGACAGCGGTCAGGTGTTACAATATCTGGCCTTTGAATCGCCACTGAGACTTGAAGAACAGTGACCCATGGGCACAGTGCTTTATccagtgcttaaaaaaaattttttttaatgtttacttatttttgagtaagagagacagagcatgagtggggaggggcagggagagagggagacagaatccgaagtaggctccagtctctgagctgtcagcacagagcccgacgtggggctcgaaaccacaaactgtgaaatcatgacctgagatcatggtcagacgcttaaccgactgagccacctaggtgcccctatcaaGTGCTTTGACATCCATTCACGTTCACCTGCACCTCCCAGCCCTGTGGAGGGGCCCTGAGATTGTTATCCCTAGggcagagatgaagaaactgaacttGTCCGAGGGGTGCAGAATCTAAGAGGTCCTGCTTCTCATTGTGCTCCCATTGCTGTTTGATGGGGGAGGACATCTGTGGGGACAGTGGCTTTGGCTGTCGCAGCAGAGAGAGCCCCCCGGCCCCATCTCTGATAGCTCTCTGGGGAGCGGAGGTTGGGGAGGGCAGGCCTGGACCATCTGGGGCTTCTGAAGCCCAGTTCCCATGTGTGTGCTGAATTGAGGGGTGTCTGCAGCAAAGCCGGGCTCCGAGGTTACCAGCTTGTCAGCCAGCAAGTCTCAGTCCTGATCCCGTCTCCTACTCTCCCACTAGCAGCCCGGTGACTTTGTGCTAGCTGCTTCGCCTGTCACAGCCTTGGTTTATTCATCTTAAAATGGGGACAGGACTGTCTGCTTCTTAGGCCTGCCCTGAAGTCTAGTGTTAGATACTGCCCTGGGGCGAGCCATGTGGACTAGGGCAGGGTAACAGTCCTGTCTCTGTTTTGAAAGTTTTAGAGCCTCTACAATGTATGGGTTTGGTCTGGAGTCAAAATTTTCTTGTATTTGAGAGTTAGGCTTCTGCCAGAGGTCTCGACATCCTCCTTGTGTTTGTTCCTGGAGATTCTGTGTAGAACTCCAGGGACTCTGACATGCCTGTTGGCAGAGATGCCTGCAGTTAAACAGCCCCTCTCTTCCAGGAGCCCTGCCCTCCCAGGGCCTGGGGAAAAATTGGGAGACAGAAGTCAGACACCTACCTGAACCCATGTAGGCGCTGAATGGTTGAGGCGTGTGAACAGACATGCGTTCATACACATAACACACAGGTACACACGTGCAATTTAGCTTAGGGACGAACATAACAGATTCACAATAGGGACACAGGGAGTCATCCTGTTGGGTCAGAATTCACAGTCGCACAAACAGACACACAGTGATAAATACAGGCGTGTGTCTAAAAGGAAACATGCATAAAACCTGCACATAGGCTCAGGGAGGCTCAGGTAGGCATCCCTTCGGTGACGCGAAATACAGGAGACCTGCAGGCCCCTGGGGTCACAAGCATGGACACTCTCCTCTGGCATGCCAGTTCACACAAACAGGCACACCCTGGTGTTCGCAAACATGAAcgcacagacacatgcacactctcCCCACCAATGCACAGATACAAAGAGGCGAACCCCGCCTATCACGCAGACAGGCTAATGCATACACCCACACCCTATGGAACTAATATATCCTGCACAAGGGatcagaagctggaggagggccCATGCCCTGCTCAGAGTTTGGCTCATGCCCGTCAGCAGCAGTGCTAGTCCCAAGGAAGCCGGGAAGCCCTTTCTTTtcctattccccccccccacccaatttCCTTGTCTGTGGAGGGCAGCTCCAGCCAGGCCGCCGCCAGTCTCAGAGGCTCTGGGGCCTCCCTCCCCAGCGGGACCCCTGCTCAGCCCGCCCCCGGGCTAGGAGCTGCTGGGCTTTCCCAGAGTGGTGTGGTCTCCTCCAGGCTCTGGAGTGTGACTGAGCGCCTGCTCATTTGACACAGGTCACTGAGCCTCCAGCAGATGGGGCCCTCACTGTGGGGGGGTCTCACAGCCGGAGGGGGCTgcggggggggcgcggggggggaaGCTCCGAAGGGATGAACTCCAACCCCACACGGTCTTTCTGCAAAGCCCTGAGTCGCAGACGCAAACTCTGTAATCTACATTCATGCTTCCGCCCAAGAGAGTCAGACACGGCCTCTAGAAGACAGCCACACTCACCATCAGCACCTGTGCGGCCACATATGCACTGTGATATCCCAGACACACATCCCAGGCTGGTGAGCCGGCACGCGGAGCAAGatctgggagggaggaagagggggcagcTGGGTCTGGCTGCTTTCCCCCTTGGACTCTGAGCCCCTGCGCTGTGTCTTCTCAGTCTGGTCGGTGGGTGCTCGGGAGTCCCAGAAGCCCTGAGAGCAGGTGTGTCTGCAGACCCAAGGCCTCTCACTGCTGGGGGAACACAGGCTCCAGGACGCTCCCCCTGGGTTCCTCACTGGAAGTCATGAGTGCTGAAAAGAGCTAAGGAAAGGCAGATCTGGGCTACTGGGGGAGCTAGTGTCTGAGGACACCCTTCTGTGTGCAGTGCATGAGCTTTGAGGTTTTGCTGAGGTGGCCGGGCTGGGGGTAGGGGGACAGGACTCGGCCAGCACTCACAGCTGCTCCCTTTCCCTTCTGCCAGTTTTCCCCTCTCACCCTGGATCCCGCATTTTCAGAGTGTCGGAGGTCCAGGGTTCCATCTTAGCTCAGACTCAGGTCTGCTGGATGACATTGGACGAGACTCAGCCTCagcatcctcatctgtaaactgggcaGGGTGGTCCCTGTTGGGTGGCTTATGGAGGCGAGATGAGACCACTGCCCCGATGGAAGTTTGGAAAGTGTGGTTTGCTTTTTCTCCTGGGCTGCCTGGGGTGAGCAAGAAGCTCTATGGACAGGAGTGGAAACTGCCTGCTCCCCAACCAGTTCCTGCTAAGCCGTGTCAGGAGTGACCACACCCACACCCTGCTCTTTTCTGGGCTGCAATGTGTTTTTGATTGAAAGAGTCTGGCAGGGTCCTGCTGTCACAGATTCTGACCTGGGGCAGTGCCAGGGTCATCGTGTCCATCCGTTGCCTCCGTGCTGACTGGTGCCAGCTGGACAGATTCATAGTGTTCACCACCATCCAAAAAGCTGTCCCATATGGGATGTGATCActgttctgagctgtcaagccCCCACATCTTCCCCTCTAAACTCAGCCCCTCCAGGTGTCCTATCCCTTCTGTCCTGCCTGTGCTGGCAAAAGCCTGGTGTTGGGGAGtagaggggtgggaagggcattGCTGCCtgtggcagaggaggaggaagcagcctCACCTATTGAATCTAAGGCTCCCTATTTCTCAGTCTTGGTGAAAGGCAGGAGGGATGGAAGGTGAAATATCTCTTAGGGATGAATCTGTCTTTGCATTCTTTCCCCTGCCTCAGCCCCTAAGTctatgggtgggggtggggggtcctccCAGTGCATCTGTAGAATATTCAAATTAGGGGTGGCCAATTGCTCTTAAAATTGACTTTCATTTTTAGCAGAATGGCAGCCTCTGAGCTGGTGTTAATGCCCACCATCCGGTTATGCAGAACACGCTCTCTGCAAATCGGTAAATCATTAGCAGGGATTAATCACTCTGAAAGGCTGGGGCTGggtttgagtttctttttctttctttctttctttctttctttctttctttctttctttctttctttctttctttctttctctctctctctctttccttctttctctctcttccttccttccttccttccttccttccttccttccttccttcctctctttctttctttcttaacacaCTTTTTATCTGGATGGCTGCAAAATTCACCAccgcagggtggggtgggagcagtGAATGATAATTTAAGTGCTTGTCACCTTCAGTAGAAGAGTGAGGTGGTTTCCCGGGCCTGGTGTTGACTTGGTGCCCTGACTGAAGGTGGGGAGTGGGCAGCTTGGGTAGGGTGCAGGGAAAGAAGGGGGGATTCCCTTGCATTTGTGTGTGGTACAGCATTTGCAATAGTGTGTTGGGCTTGCTGGGCTTGTGTATATGGTGACTGTATATCGGTGTGTTTGCATGAATCTGTGTTTGTACCTTATACATTTCCCTAAAGTGTTTGTGTGCTTGGGTTAGGGTGCTGGTGCTTGGTTTGTGTTGATGTGTGTGCATCAGTGTTGGTCATTGTGTCAGAACGTGTTTCTGTTTGACAGGGGTTTTAAAGACCCAATTCACCTTTCTCAGCTTCCAGGTAGCTTTTCAGGGACAGTAGGTAGAGCTGGAAGGAAGGTCCCACCCTTCACCTGCTGGGGGTGTGGCTCAAGGTTAATTTACATATTCATGAACTGCTGCCTCCCTAGCTCTTCTCTGTAAGAGACTTAGACCAGTAGGGAGGCCCCTCAGGGCAGATGGGGCTGTTAGGCTCTCACTAaaacccctcctccccatcccaccgCTAGCagctccctcctccacccacagACCGGGAACATTCAGCACTCCACGGTTTCTGAACCCCAACTTCTGCACAACAGCCGTCCATGCAATTCTAGCTCCTGACAATAGCTGTGTGGTTGTGAGGGGAAAGGTCTTTTTCCTTCTGGATCCCGGCTGCCCCTGTGAAGGCTCCTAGAGAAGGgggggttgggagtggggggTCATTCTTCCAGCCAAGCTGATGAATGGAACTATCTTCCACTTTGTGTCCACACTGGGGCCAGCCTCCTTATTCCTCTCTCCCTAGCCTAATGCTGTCCAGCTTTGGAGAAGTAATTACCCTCAAATGACTGAGTAACGACGTTTTTAGGGTGTTGGGCAGAGATGGGAATTTGTGGATGAGGTCACAGGGCCTCTTCCCTCCAGCCGGTCCCAGAGCGTTGGTTAGAAGTAAGACTTAGTGGGCCTGGTCCTTACATCAACCCACTCCTTCCTTTaaccccccagccccctctccctgAGGTCAGCTCGGGTAGCCCAGGCATTACTGTCTGCCACACCACAGATGGGACAGGTGCCCTGTACTCCTGTGCCTGTGCCTCATTCATCACCCCACTCTACGTGCCTTTCTCCCTTCTGTGTAGCAGACTAGCCTGGagccagagggagggacaggatgATAGGGCTCCTTGGCCGTTACAAGTTGGGGGCTCTGGAGAGAGTTggctgggctcagtgctggccTTCCTCAGCTTTCTTGAGGGTagcaggtggagggggggggggagtggcaaAGGAGGATTTAGGAATTATATTTTCCCAGGGACCTCTTAGCATCTTTATGTATCTCTGGTGGCAGACATCTGTCTGAGCTTAGGGTAGCATCTGCCTGGGCTAGAGACAACATCTGTTTGAggctgggacacctggctgaGCCCAGCACATTATCTGGCCCCGGGATAGCTTCTGTCGGGGCCCAGGACATGTGTCTGAACTTGGTACAGCATCTGTCCGGGCCTGGTGCAACATCTTCCTGGCCTGGGGGCAATGTCTGTTTGAGCCCTGGACATCTGTCTGACTTGGGGATGTCTGCCGAGTCTGGAACAATACCTGTCTGAGCCTGGGGGTGGACTTGTCATTGTAGATAAAATCACCCTCGAATCTCAACTTTGCTTTGTGGCTGGGAACAGAGTATACGTCAGACTCCTATCCCTGCTGTCCTTTCTAAAGGACCCTCAGGTAGAGTGCCTTAGTTTACCTCCATTTGTAAGCCCATCGGCCTCCTGGCTCTGAGCACCTCAAGGGACAGCCAAAGCCTACACCTCAGTGGCTCCAGGAAAGTAATGTTAAAAGAATGTGTAAGGGGAGTAGATAAATCCTCAAATCTAATGACTGGTCTAGGATGAGTCTCCCTTCCTCTGGCCCCTGTGTTGTGTCAAGTCAGAATGCTTCCCCAAGACACAACTTGGACCTGTCACTTGCCTCCCGAGAagccttccatttctctttactGTGCACATTGTTACATCCAAAGTCCTGTCCCGCCTCTGCGTATCCTCTGAATCCAGCAGCTCAGAGcttctgccccccctcccctccacaccaGGCCCTAATGGCTCCCTACCTTTGCACACGCAGTTCCTTCTCCTTGGAATGCTCCCTCCTCGTATTCTTCAAGTCCTAGTTCAAGGGTCTCATGCTCTGGGAAGGCTTTGTGCTCCCACTCGAGACTAAACCATGACCTCTGCCCTGCTTCCACTCCGTGCTAGCATTTTCAGCCCTGCATGGTCATGCATTACCCTTTGTGAGTCTGTCTCTCCTATGGAGCTGTGAGCTCCCGGGGGCAGTTGGCTCTGTCTCTCCAGCACCCTGCCCAATTCCTGGTCTGTAGTGGTACCAATAAAGAATGGCTGCTGAACGATGAGCACATGGTTGTGCCACTATGatctcatttccttcatttttaaaattggggtggggggcgttGGAGGGGAGATACCGGCTTTTAGTATCAGAAGGAAGTAGACACTGGCTTTCAGTCTTAGAAGAAGGGGGCTTCAGAGAAGAGggtgtatctttaaaaaacattattattattattatttttttagagagagggagtgcaagcaggggagaggggcagagggaaagagagaatcttaaaaaaagtttttgtaagtatgtatttatttattttgagagagagcaagcatgagcgggggaggggcagagagagaaggagagagagaatcccaagcaggcctcactttgtcagcgcagagtctgatgcggggcctgatcacatgaccctgggattatgacctgagccaaaatcaggagtcggacacacaacggactgagccacccagaggccctgaGGGCGTATCTTCTTATTTGTACCTGGTGAGCTGACTAAAGCTACAGGGTGCTGGGTGATAGGCCCAGGGCACTCTGGACAAGGGCCTGGTCCTGCCCAATGTTCTTTATCCACGACATGGGTGAAGATGCGCAGGATCTGAAGATCCCGCACATTGGCTGCAGATAGGAGCAGGGAAGAGCAGCAAAGTTCAGGGGGCCACAGTGAATCCAGACATAATGGCCTCTCTGGGGGTCATGGGGATGGGACCGGATCTAAGCAAGGAGGCTTCTGCCCGGGTTCAATCCTTGAGGCCAGGTGGGAGAATCAAGGCCTGGCTTAGCTTGTGTGGAAAAGTTCCAGGGTTCCTGGATTCACTTGTCCTGCCGGACATGGGGAGGTCATGGGAGGGGTTATGAATGTAAATGTCATGTCCAAAGCGAACTGTTTCCCCTGGTCGAACCTACCTGGCACTTGCCAGGTTTCGAGGGAGGGGGGTCCCCAGGAGAGTAGAGAGACAGGCAGGACGATGGGGAGGCAGCTGAGAAATGAATGGTCCCATGACAGGCTCTTTGCCTTGATAGCTTTTATTCCACTGAATAGGAATGTCTTTATAGTTTTTGCTGATGATAAAAGcttatttgtaaaaattctttCCCTCAGAAACATACGAAACAGAAGGTGGAAGTCCTCCATTaatctctctgcctcaccccctcATAACTACTCCTACTGGCTATATCTTTCCAGAATTTGTTTGGATAGACACACTctatttaataataatagctaagatttattgagtgcttactatgcgcaggaattatgctaagtgcttCTACCTGGGTTTATACATTACAGCCTCACCAAAACActcagaagaaactgaggctcagagttgGTAGTAATTGTTGTAGTCCAAATATAGTGGGTATTTACTCGGTGCCAGCTGCCAGTCTAGGCACTTTACGTGCCATCTCATTTAACGTCTGTA comes from the Acinonyx jubatus isolate Ajub_Pintada_27869175 chromosome C1, VMU_Ajub_asm_v1.0, whole genome shotgun sequence genome and includes:
- the POU3F1 gene encoding POU domain, class 3, transcription factor 1, coding for MATTAQYLPRGPGGGAGGTGPLMHPDAAAAAAAAAAAERLHAGAAYREVQKLMHHEWLGAGAGHPVGLAHPQWLPTGGGGGGDWAGGPHLEHGKAGGGSTGRADDGGGGGGGFHARLVHQGAAHAGAAWAQGGTAHHLGPAMSPSPGAGGGHQPQPLGLYAQAAYPGGGGGGLAGMLAAGGGGAGPGLHHALHEDGHEAQLEPSPPPHLGAHGHAHGHAHAGGLHAAAAHLHPGAGGGGSSVGEHSDEDAPSSDDLEQFAKQFKQRRIKLGFTQADVGLALGTLYGNVFSQTTICRFEALQLSFKNMCKLKPLLNKWLEETDSSSGSPTNLDKIAAQGRKRKKRTSIEVGVKGALESHFLKCPKPSAHEITGLADSLQLEKEVVRVWFCNRRQKEKRMTPAAGAGHPPMDDVYAPGELGPGGGGASPPSAPPPPPPAALHHHHHHTLPGSVQ